A genomic segment from Pseudomonas sp. S09G 359 encodes:
- a CDS encoding peptidase C39 family protein, translating to MRLRSNLKTSVLLACALGLAACSGQPPKLAGLPERVELNGVPTFRSEAYQSGPTALASMLSQQGIVMTPGLLDKPLHLPGGEADLERNMQVLAREYGLMVYPLDAKLTAVLAQVAAGYPVMARVGGGLWSDARYVVVVGFNQQKSTVLLRSGMDRRLLMSFSDFESKWSSAGHWAILTQRPSQLPANVDAQRWRDAANATGQAGQERAAAQALKVLAERK from the coding sequence TTGCGGTTACGGTCGAACCTTAAAACATCCGTGTTGCTGGCCTGTGCCTTGGGGCTCGCGGCCTGTTCCGGGCAGCCCCCGAAGCTGGCGGGCTTGCCGGAGCGTGTCGAACTCAATGGCGTGCCGACCTTTCGCAGCGAGGCGTATCAAAGCGGCCCTACGGCTTTGGCTAGCATGCTGTCGCAACAAGGCATTGTCATGACACCCGGCTTGCTGGATAAACCGCTGCACTTGCCGGGCGGTGAAGCCGACCTGGAGCGCAATATGCAAGTGCTGGCGCGTGAGTACGGGCTGATGGTGTATCCGCTGGATGCCAAGCTGACGGCCGTGCTGGCGCAGGTCGCGGCGGGTTACCCGGTGATGGCGCGGGTGGGTGGCGGGCTATGGTCTGACGCGCGCTACGTGGTCGTAGTGGGCTTCAATCAGCAGAAAAGTACGGTGCTGTTGCGCTCAGGCATGGACCGGCGCTTGCTGATGAGTTTCAGCGACTTTGAGTCGAAGTGGAGCAGCGCCGGGCACTGGGCAATCCTCACCCAACGCCCGAGCCAGTTACCGGCCAATGTGGACGCGCAGCGCTGGCGCGATGCAGCCAATGCCACCGGCCAGGCGGGGCAGGAGCGCGCAGCAGCGCAGGCGCTCAAGGTGTTGGCAGAGCGCAAGTAA
- a CDS encoding efflux RND transporter permease subunit, which translates to MLGLVKTALQKPYTFIVLAIFICIIGPMAALRTPTDVFPDIGIPVVAVVWQYNGLSPDAMAGRVIYTYERSLSTTVNDIEHIESQSLPGMGIVKIFFQPGVDIRTANAQVTAVSQTVLKQMPPGITPPLILNYSASTVPILQMAFSSPSLSEARIRDLVQNNIRLPLSALPGLAMPTPMGGKQRQITLDLDPQALAAKGLSAQDVGNALALQNQIIPVGTAKLGPNEYTILLNNSPKAIDELNDLPIKTVDGAIITIGQVAHVRDGSPPQTNIVRVDGHRAVLMPALKNGSISTLSIIDGIRQMLPRINETLPPSLKTSLLGDASVFVKQSVGSVAQEGIIAALLTSAMILLFLGSWRSTLIIAASIPLAVLSAIALLAVSGQTLNVMTLGGLALAVGILVDDATVTIENINWHLEQGKAVKAAILDGAAQIVGPAFVSLLCICIVFVPMFLLQGIAGYLFRPMALAVIFAMASSFILSRTLVPTLAMFLLKPHVPEQGPGHHPEDAFINHHEGEQHKKPRHAALQAVLNFQQGFERHFSNIRDTYHGLLLLALGHRKRFIVGFLACVLASFLLLPSLGQDFFPATDAGALALHVRLPLGTRIEESAAAFDRIEARIREVIPAQELDTIVDNIGIPLSGIDMAYSSSGTIGPQDGDIQVTLKQHHAPTADYVKKLREALPQSFPGSHFAFLPADISSQILNFGAPAPLDVKISGRSDAQNRTYAVELERRLQHVPGIADLRIQQSTGYPSLQVNVDRMRANGLGITERDVTNSMVASLAGSSQVAPTFWLNPANGVSYSIVAATPQYRLDSLPSLEALPVTGADGQSQILGGVANISRVQSPAVVTHYNIEPTLDLYANVQGRDLGGVARDVQKVLDDTASMRPKGAVISLHGQIDALHEAFSGLSFGLLGAVVLIYLLIVVNFQSWADPFVIITALPAALAGIVWMLFLSGTSLSVPALTGAILCMGVATANSILVVSFCRERLAEHGDALKAAMEAGYTRFRPVCMTALAMIIGMLPLAISEEQNAPLGRAVIGGLIFATIATLLFVPVVFSLVHGRHPTRAAAGVTPHVV; encoded by the coding sequence ATGCTCGGGCTGGTAAAGACCGCACTGCAAAAGCCATACACGTTTATCGTGTTGGCCATATTCATCTGCATCATCGGGCCGATGGCGGCCCTGCGAACTCCTACGGATGTTTTCCCCGATATCGGCATCCCCGTGGTCGCCGTGGTATGGCAATACAACGGCCTGTCGCCAGATGCCATGGCCGGTCGGGTGATCTACACCTACGAACGCTCCTTGAGCACCACCGTCAACGACATCGAACACATCGAATCGCAATCTTTGCCCGGCATGGGCATCGTCAAGATCTTCTTCCAACCGGGCGTGGATATCCGCACCGCCAACGCCCAAGTGACGGCGGTGTCACAAACCGTGCTCAAGCAGATGCCGCCCGGCATCACGCCGCCGCTGATCCTCAACTACAGCGCCTCCACGGTGCCGATCCTGCAAATGGCGTTTTCCAGCCCCAGCCTGTCCGAAGCCCGGATCCGCGACCTGGTACAGAACAATATCCGCCTGCCCTTGAGCGCCCTGCCCGGCCTGGCCATGCCCACGCCGATGGGCGGCAAGCAGCGGCAGATCACTCTCGACCTCGACCCCCAGGCACTGGCCGCCAAAGGCTTGTCGGCCCAGGACGTGGGCAATGCGCTGGCGCTACAGAACCAGATTATCCCGGTGGGCACCGCCAAACTCGGCCCCAATGAATACACGATCCTGCTCAACAACAGCCCCAAGGCGATTGATGAGCTCAACGACCTGCCGATCAAAACCGTCGACGGCGCGATCATCACCATCGGCCAAGTGGCCCACGTGCGTGACGGCTCGCCACCGCAAACCAACATCGTGCGGGTTGACGGCCACCGCGCCGTGCTGATGCCGGCGTTGAAAAACGGCAGCATCTCCACCCTGTCGATCATCGACGGTATCCGCCAGATGCTGCCGCGCATCAACGAAACCCTGCCGCCGTCGCTGAAGACCTCGCTGCTGGGCGACGCCTCGGTGTTCGTCAAGCAATCGGTGGGCAGCGTGGCCCAGGAAGGCATCATCGCCGCGCTGCTGACCAGCGCGATGATACTGCTGTTCCTCGGCAGCTGGCGCTCCACGCTCATTATTGCCGCGTCGATTCCCCTGGCGGTGCTGTCAGCGATTGCACTGCTGGCGGTCAGTGGGCAAACCCTCAACGTGATGACCCTCGGCGGGCTCGCATTGGCGGTGGGGATTCTGGTGGATGACGCCACGGTGACCATCGAAAACATCAACTGGCACCTGGAACAAGGCAAGGCGGTGAAGGCCGCGATCCTCGACGGCGCCGCGCAAATTGTCGGCCCGGCGTTCGTCTCGCTGCTGTGTATCTGCATCGTGTTCGTGCCGATGTTTTTGTTGCAAGGCATCGCCGGCTACCTGTTCCGGCCGATGGCCCTGGCGGTGATTTTCGCCATGGCCAGTTCGTTTATCCTCTCACGCACCCTGGTACCCACGCTGGCGATGTTCCTGCTCAAGCCGCACGTGCCCGAGCAAGGCCCAGGCCATCATCCGGAAGATGCATTCATCAACCACCATGAAGGCGAGCAGCACAAGAAACCGCGCCATGCCGCCCTGCAAGCCGTACTGAATTTCCAGCAGGGTTTCGAGCGGCATTTCTCGAATATCCGCGACACCTACCATGGCCTGCTGCTGCTCGCGCTGGGCCATCGCAAGCGCTTTATCGTCGGCTTCCTGGCCTGCGTGCTGGCCTCGTTCCTGTTGTTGCCGAGCCTGGGCCAGGACTTTTTCCCAGCCACCGACGCCGGCGCCCTGGCGCTCCATGTGCGCCTGCCGTTGGGCACACGTATCGAAGAAAGCGCCGCCGCCTTCGACCGGATCGAAGCGCGGATTCGTGAAGTGATCCCGGCGCAGGAGCTGGATACCATCGTCGATAACATCGGCATCCCGCTCAGCGGCATCGACATGGCCTACAGCAGCAGCGGCACCATCGGCCCGCAGGATGGCGATATCCAGGTCACGCTGAAACAGCACCACGCCCCCACCGCCGACTACGTGAAAAAACTGCGTGAGGCCCTACCGCAAAGTTTCCCCGGTAGCCACTTCGCCTTCCTGCCGGCGGATATCAGCAGCCAGATCCTCAACTTCGGCGCCCCGGCCCCGCTGGACGTGAAAATTTCCGGGCGCAGCGATGCGCAAAACCGCACCTACGCCGTGGAGCTGGAGCGTCGCCTGCAGCACGTACCGGGCATCGCCGACCTGCGTATCCAGCAGTCCACCGGCTACCCGTCGCTGCAGGTGAATGTCGACCGCATGCGCGCCAACGGCCTGGGCATTACCGAGCGTGACGTGACCAACAGCATGGTCGCCTCCCTCGCCGGCAGCTCCCAGGTGGCGCCGACCTTCTGGCTCAACCCGGCCAACGGCGTGTCCTATTCCATCGTCGCCGCCACCCCGCAATACCGCCTCGACAGCCTGCCGTCGCTGGAAGCCTTGCCGGTGACCGGTGCCGATGGCCAGTCGCAGATCCTCGGCGGCGTCGCCAACATCTCCCGCGTGCAAAGCCCGGCGGTGGTGACCCACTACAACATCGAACCGACCCTGGACCTGTACGCCAACGTGCAAGGCCGCGATCTCGGCGGCGTGGCCCGTGACGTGCAGAAAGTGCTGGATGACACCGCGTCCATGCGTCCCAAAGGCGCGGTGATCAGCCTGCACGGGCAGATCGATGCGCTGCATGAAGCCTTCAGCGGCTTGAGCTTTGGCTTGCTCGGCGCGGTGGTGCTGATCTACCTGCTGATCGTGGTCAACTTCCAATCCTGGGCCGACCCGTTCGTGATTATCACCGCACTCCCGGCGGCGCTGGCGGGGATTGTGTGGATGCTGTTCCTCAGCGGCACCTCGCTGTCGGTGCCGGCACTCACCGGCGCGATCCTGTGCATGGGCGTGGCCACCGCCAACTCGATCCTGGTGGTGAGCTTCTGCCGCGAACGCCTGGCCGAACATGGCGACGCGTTGAAGGCCGCGATGGAGGCCGGCTACACGCGCTTCCGCCCGGTGTGCATGACCGCCCTGGCGATGATCATCGGCATGTTGCCGCTGGCGATTTCCGAGGAGCAGAACGCGCCCCTCGGCCGGGCGGTCATCGGCGGTCTGATCTTCGCCACCATCGCCACTTTGTTGTTTGTTCCCGTGGTCTTCAGCTTGGTCCACGGTCGTCACCCTACTCGCGCAGCAGCAGGAGTTACCCCACATGTCGTCTGA
- a CDS encoding efflux RND transporter periplasmic adaptor subunit, which yields MSSDHKPSRKRLMLMGVGGLTLAALLVANGLHARTLHEQSVTAWTETAATPQVLVFQPQQNASGDTLRLPAHLEAWSKAPIHARVSGYLKDWKVDIGSQVKAGQILAEIDSPDLDQQLAQTHARLIQEQANARLAETTATRWQNLLASHSVSRQEADEKTSNAAAAKANAEAAAADYARLSALESYKTLRAPFAGTITARNTDIGQLIKADTDSDPELFNIADTHQLRLYVPVPQNYASVIRPGLEAELTVPEHPGEHFKARLIGDSTAIDRRSGTLLAQFVADNPNDELLPGDYAEATLPIPADTHGVSIPASALIFRAQGTQVAVLDAQNHVHLQTIHIGLDLGERLVIDQGLKPADRVVDNPPDALREGDPVQLADASGGAHAPKA from the coding sequence ATGTCGTCTGATCACAAACCCTCGCGCAAGCGTCTGATGCTCATGGGTGTCGGCGGCCTGACCCTGGCCGCCCTGTTGGTCGCCAACGGCCTGCACGCCCGCACACTGCACGAACAATCGGTTACCGCCTGGACCGAAACCGCCGCTACCCCCCAAGTGCTGGTGTTCCAACCCCAGCAGAATGCCAGCGGCGATACCCTGCGTTTGCCGGCCCACCTGGAAGCCTGGAGCAAGGCGCCGATCCACGCACGCGTCAGCGGCTACTTGAAGGACTGGAAAGTCGACATCGGCAGCCAGGTCAAGGCCGGGCAAATCCTGGCCGAAATCGACAGCCCTGACCTCGACCAGCAACTGGCGCAAACCCATGCGCGCCTGATCCAGGAACAGGCCAATGCACGCCTGGCCGAAACCACCGCCACGCGCTGGCAGAACCTGCTGGCCAGCCATTCGGTGTCGCGCCAGGAGGCCGATGAAAAAACCTCCAACGCCGCCGCCGCCAAGGCCAACGCCGAAGCCGCGGCTGCCGACTACGCGCGGCTGTCCGCGCTGGAAAGCTACAAGACCCTGCGCGCGCCGTTCGCCGGCACCATCACCGCGCGCAACACCGATATCGGCCAATTGATCAAGGCCGACACCGACAGCGACCCGGAGTTGTTCAACATCGCTGACACCCACCAACTGCGCCTGTATGTGCCGGTGCCGCAGAACTACGCGTCAGTGATCCGCCCCGGCCTTGAAGCCGAATTGACCGTGCCCGAGCACCCCGGCGAGCACTTCAAGGCGCGCCTGATCGGCGACTCCACCGCCATCGACCGGCGCTCCGGCACCTTGCTCGCGCAGTTCGTGGCCGACAACCCCAACGATGAACTACTGCCCGGCGACTACGCCGAAGCCACCCTGCCGATTCCGGCCGACACCCATGGCGTGAGCATCCCGGCCAGCGCCTTGATCTTCCGCGCCCAAGGCACGCAGGTGGCGGTGCTGGATGCGCAGAACCATGTGCACTTGCAAACCATCCATATCGGCCTGGATCTGGGCGAACGCCTGGTGATCGACCAAGGTTTGAAACCCGCCGACCGCGTGGTCGACAACCCGCCCGACGCCCTGCGCGAAGGCGACCCGGTACAACTCGCCGATGCCTCGGGAGGTGCGCATGCGCCCAAGGCTTAA
- a CDS encoding efflux transporter outer membrane subunit, translating to MRPRLKPLAALVLLALQGCSMAPTYTVPAVDLPAGYREQTSDGPWHSAQPSDQLAPEWWKLYNDSRLNDLQQQLLKANPDLAAALAHFDASQAYASQLHAGLFPQITASAQPLRQRQSDSRPLRGDTQPSVYNSNSAGFSLSYDLDLWGKIRNQVAAGDAQAQASGDDLAVARLSLQHQLASLYVQLNGLDAQARILNSSLDDFSQALQLTRSRYEGQIASELDLTRAQNQLAEAKAQLDEVRGQRNLTEHAMGELVGVAASDFTLPPSQRLIALPGIPAQLPSHLLQRRPDIAAAERRVFAANANIGVAKAAWYPDFGLTGLIGGQTQGVGNLLSAGNRYWALGPLVNLPIFDGGRLSANERQAKAEFEQACAQYRSQVLRAVREVEDNLGQLRDLQQEAQDEQAAADAAEHTQALAMNSYQAGAVSYLDVVTAQTAALQAQRTLQAVQTRQLQASVGLVTALGGGWEPGA from the coding sequence ATGCGCCCAAGGCTTAAGCCCCTCGCGGCGCTGGTGCTGCTGGCCTTGCAGGGTTGCTCGATGGCACCCACTTACACCGTGCCTGCGGTTGACCTGCCGGCGGGCTACCGCGAACAGACCAGCGATGGCCCATGGCACAGCGCGCAACCGTCCGACCAACTGGCGCCCGAATGGTGGAAGCTCTATAACGATTCGCGCCTGAACGACCTGCAACAGCAACTGCTCAAGGCCAACCCGGACCTGGCGGCGGCGCTGGCGCACTTCGATGCGTCCCAGGCGTATGCCAGCCAGTTGCACGCCGGGCTGTTCCCGCAGATCACCGCCAGTGCGCAGCCGCTGCGCCAGCGGCAATCCGATTCGCGACCGTTGCGCGGCGACACCCAGCCATCGGTGTACAACAGCAATAGCGCAGGTTTCTCGTTGAGCTACGACCTGGACCTGTGGGGCAAGATCCGCAACCAGGTGGCGGCCGGTGATGCCCAGGCGCAAGCGTCTGGCGATGACCTGGCGGTGGCGCGCTTGAGCCTGCAACACCAACTGGCGAGCTTGTATGTGCAGCTCAATGGGCTGGACGCACAGGCGCGGATACTCAATAGCTCGCTGGATGATTTCAGCCAGGCGTTGCAGTTGACGCGCAGCCGCTATGAAGGCCAGATCGCCTCGGAACTGGACCTGACCCGCGCGCAAAATCAATTGGCCGAAGCCAAGGCGCAACTGGATGAGGTGCGCGGGCAACGCAATCTGACCGAGCATGCCATGGGTGAGTTGGTGGGTGTGGCGGCCAGCGATTTCACCTTGCCGCCGAGCCAACGATTGATCGCCTTGCCAGGCATTCCTGCGCAACTGCCGAGCCATCTGCTGCAACGTCGCCCGGACATTGCCGCGGCGGAGCGCCGGGTGTTTGCGGCCAACGCCAACATCGGCGTGGCCAAGGCCGCGTGGTACCCGGATTTCGGTTTGACCGGGTTGATTGGCGGTCAGACGCAAGGGGTTGGCAACCTGCTGTCGGCGGGCAACCGTTATTGGGCGCTGGGGCCGCTGGTGAATCTGCCGATCTTTGACGGTGGGCGCTTGAGTGCCAACGAACGCCAGGCCAAAGCCGAGTTCGAACAAGCCTGCGCGCAGTACCGCAGCCAGGTGTTGAGGGCAGTGCGCGAAGTGGAAGATAACCTGGGCCAACTGCGGGATTTGCAGCAGGAGGCGCAGGATGAACAGGCAGCGGCGGACGCCGCAGAGCACACACAAGCCTTGGCGATGAACAGCTATCAGGCGGGGGCCGTGAGTTATCTGGATGTGGTGACGGCGCAGACGGCGGCGCTGCAGGCGCAAAGGACGTTGCAGGCGGTGCAGACGCGGCAGCTGCAGGCGAGTGTCGGGTTGGTCACTGCGCTGGGCGGGGGCTGGGAGCCTGGCGCCTGA
- a CDS encoding polymorphic toxin type 44 domain-containing protein, producing the protein MSKEYEAFGNFHYGAVGIAAGFSEEVLLRAAGLAQTRAGTDRPEFGRWWGDAPFGDDPVDQYWFKEGIRYARFRFY; encoded by the coding sequence ATCTCCAAAGAATATGAAGCGTTTGGAAACTTCCATTACGGTGCAGTAGGCATTGCTGCCGGATTCAGTGAAGAAGTGCTTTTGCGCGCAGCCGGGCTTGCTCAAACCAGAGCCGGCACAGATAGACCCGAGTTTGGTCGTTGGTGGGGGGATGCGCCCTTCGGTGATGATCCGGTCGACCAATATTGGTTCAAGGAAGGAATCAGGTATGCCAGGTTCAGGTTCTACTAG
- a CDS encoding transposase, whose protein sequence is MADLPASHRLRIGRFSEPNRIYLITTNTHERIPIFSNFHLGRLLVWQFRLAQHQGLANSLAWVIMPDHFHWIIELKKGSLADLMRQVKSKSTRSVNGVSGRKGRLWQESFHDRALRKEDDLVKMARYVVANPLRAGLVKKIGDYPLWDAIWI, encoded by the coding sequence ATGGCAGACTTACCCGCTTCACACCGCCTGCGCATCGGGCGCTTCAGCGAACCCAACCGCATCTACCTCATCACCACCAACACTCACGAACGCATTCCCATTTTCAGCAACTTCCACTTGGGTCGGCTGCTGGTCTGGCAATTTCGGCTGGCACAACACCAAGGGCTCGCGAACTCCCTTGCGTGGGTGATCATGCCGGACCATTTTCATTGGATTATTGAGTTGAAAAAAGGCTCCCTTGCAGATCTGATGCGACAGGTAAAATCCAAGAGCACGCGGTCCGTTAATGGCGTAAGTGGTCGCAAGGGAAGACTATGGCAGGAAAGCTTTCATGACCGCGCACTGCGCAAGGAGGATGATCTAGTGAAGATGGCGAGGTATGTAGTGGCTAATCCATTGCGAGCAGGCTTGGTGAAAAAAATCGGCGACTACCCGTTGTGGGATGCCATCTGGATCTAA
- a CDS encoding Zn-dependent hydrolase has protein sequence MNAALDVLQSTHQHVNRDRLWQSLMDLAKLGATPKGGVCRLALTDLDRKARDLFVQWCEAAGCTVTVDGIGNIFARRPGRNPNLPPVMTGSHIDTQPTGGKFDGCFGVLAGVEVLRTLNDLNIETEAPLEVVVWTNEEGSRFPPCMMGSGVFAEKFTLADTLAKTDADGVTVGDALDAIGYAGSRAVSGHKVGAYFEAHIEQGPILEDEKKTIGVVLGALGQKWFDLKLRGVEAHAGPTPMHLRKDALVGAAAVVAAVNAAALGHQPHACGTVGCLQAYPGSRNVIPGEVRMTLDFRHLEPARLDSMIAQVRKVIDETCAKHGLTYEMEPTADFPPLYFDKGCVDAVRDAANGLGLSNMDIVSGAGHDAIFVAELGPAGMIFVPCEGGISHNEIENAAPDDLAAGCAVLLRAMVAASAAIASGKLAA, from the coding sequence ATGAACGCTGCCCTCGACGTTCTGCAATCGACCCATCAGCACGTTAACCGCGACCGCTTGTGGCAGTCGCTGATGGACCTGGCCAAGCTCGGCGCCACCCCCAAGGGCGGTGTGTGCCGCCTGGCCCTCACCGATCTGGACCGCAAGGCCCGCGACCTGTTTGTGCAGTGGTGCGAGGCGGCGGGTTGTACCGTGACGGTCGACGGCATCGGCAATATCTTCGCCCGTCGCCCTGGGCGCAATCCCAACCTGCCACCGGTGATGACCGGCAGCCATATCGATACCCAGCCCACCGGCGGCAAGTTCGATGGCTGCTTTGGCGTGCTGGCCGGTGTGGAGGTGTTGCGCACACTGAATGACCTCAATATCGAAACCGAAGCGCCGCTGGAGGTGGTGGTGTGGACCAACGAGGAAGGCTCGCGCTTTCCACCGTGCATGATGGGTTCCGGCGTGTTTGCCGAGAAATTTACCCTGGCCGATACCTTGGCCAAGACCGATGCCGATGGCGTGACGGTGGGTGACGCACTTGATGCGATTGGCTATGCCGGTTCGCGTGCTGTGAGTGGGCACAAGGTCGGCGCGTATTTCGAAGCGCATATCGAACAAGGGCCGATTCTTGAAGATGAGAAAAAAACCATCGGCGTGGTGCTCGGCGCGTTGGGGCAGAAGTGGTTCGACCTGAAGCTGCGCGGCGTTGAAGCCCATGCGGGGCCGACGCCGATGCACCTGCGCAAGGATGCGCTGGTGGGGGCTGCCGCCGTGGTTGCCGCAGTGAATGCGGCGGCGTTGGGGCATCAGCCGCACGCGTGTGGCACCGTGGGTTGCCTGCAGGCTTATCCCGGCTCGCGCAACGTGATCCCTGGCGAAGTGCGCATGACCCTGGATTTTCGTCACCTGGAGCCGGCGCGGCTGGACTCGATGATTGCCCAGGTGCGCAAGGTGATCGATGAGACCTGCGCCAAGCATGGGCTGACGTATGAGATGGAGCCTACCGCCGATTTCCCGCCGCTGTATTTCGACAAGGGCTGCGTGGACGCCGTGCGCGATGCCGCGAATGGTTTGGGCCTGTCGAACATGGACATCGTCAGCGGGGCAGGGCACGACGCGATCTTCGTCGCCGAACTCGGCCCGGCGGGGATGATTTTCGTGCCGTGCGAGGGCGGCATCAGCCACAACGAGATCGAGAATGCGGCGCCGGATGATTTGGCAGCGGGGTGTGCGGTGTTGCTGCGGGCGATGGTGGCAGCCTCTGCAGCCATCGCCAGCGGCAAGTTAGCCGCCTGA
- a CDS encoding NCS1 family nucleobase:cation symporter-1: MQQNRSQVIERNGLYELDAGPDVLDSPRYNHDMAPTKVHERTWNKWHITALWVGMSICVPTYTLGGVLTAYFGLSVGEALMAILLANIVVLIPLTLNAFPGTKYGIPFPVLLRSSFGILGSNVPCLIRALVACGWFGIQTMFGGLAIHLFLGSIFEGWKSLGGTGEVIGFMIFWCLNLWVVLRGAESIKRLETLSAPLLVAVGVGLLVWAMPNVSLSELMAIPPKRPEGASLTGYFMAGLTAMVGFWATLSLNIPDFSRYAKSQKDQILGQIFGLPLTMFLFAALGVIMTAASVKLVGVSVSDPVTLIGHIQSPVWVAIAMALIIIATLSTNTAANIVSPTNDFQNIAPKLINRTTAVILTGLVGLALMGHELLKKLGLIVSDVSLETVYSNWLLGYSSLLGPIAGIMVVDYFITRKQQLDLAGLYRDDVYPAWNWSGFIAFGVPVVLTLLSLGSDAFSWFYSYGWFTGSALGGLLYYGLNAKRGIRPVAAKSPL, encoded by the coding sequence ATGCAACAGAACAGATCGCAAGTCATTGAACGCAACGGCCTGTACGAACTCGACGCCGGCCCCGACGTCCTCGACAGCCCTCGCTACAACCACGACATGGCACCGACGAAGGTGCACGAACGCACCTGGAACAAGTGGCACATCACCGCGCTGTGGGTCGGCATGTCGATCTGCGTGCCCACGTACACCTTGGGCGGGGTGCTGACCGCGTATTTCGGATTGTCGGTGGGCGAGGCGCTGATGGCCATCTTGCTGGCCAATATCGTGGTGCTGATCCCGCTGACGCTTAACGCGTTTCCTGGCACCAAGTACGGTATTCCGTTCCCGGTGCTGTTGCGCTCGTCGTTCGGCATCCTCGGCTCCAATGTGCCGTGCCTGATTCGCGCGCTGGTGGCCTGTGGCTGGTTTGGCATCCAGACGATGTTCGGCGGGCTGGCGATCCACCTGTTTCTCGGTTCGATTTTCGAGGGCTGGAAGTCCCTTGGCGGCACCGGTGAAGTGATCGGCTTCATGATTTTCTGGTGCCTGAACTTGTGGGTGGTGCTGCGTGGTGCCGAGTCGATCAAGCGCCTGGAAACCTTGTCGGCGCCGCTGCTGGTGGCGGTGGGCGTCGGTCTGCTGGTGTGGGCGATGCCCAATGTGTCGTTGAGCGAACTGATGGCGATCCCGCCGAAACGTCCTGAAGGTGCGAGCCTCACGGGTTACTTCATGGCCGGCCTCACCGCGATGGTGGGTTTCTGGGCCACCTTGTCGCTGAATATCCCGGATTTCAGCCGCTATGCCAAAAGCCAGAAGGACCAGATACTCGGGCAGATTTTCGGCCTGCCGCTGACCATGTTCCTGTTCGCCGCCCTTGGCGTGATCATGACCGCCGCCTCGGTGAAACTGGTCGGCGTGAGCGTGTCCGACCCGGTGACCCTGATCGGGCATATCCAAAGCCCGGTGTGGGTGGCCATCGCCATGGCGCTGATCATCATCGCCACCTTGTCCACCAATACGGCGGCGAACATCGTCTCGCCCACCAACGACTTCCAGAACATTGCCCCCAAGCTGATCAACCGCACCACCGCGGTGATCCTCACCGGCCTGGTCGGGCTGGCGCTGATGGGGCATGAACTGTTGAAAAAGCTCGGGCTGATCGTCTCGGATGTGAGCCTGGAAACCGTGTATTCCAACTGGTTGCTGGGCTACTCAAGCCTGCTGGGGCCGATTGCCGGGATCATGGTGGTGGACTACTTCATCACCCGCAAACAACAGCTCGACCTGGCCGGTTTGTATCGCGATGACGTCTACCCGGCATGGAACTGGAGCGGCTTTATCGCCTTTGGCGTGCCGGTGGTGCTGACCTTGCTGTCGTTGGGCAGCGATGCGTTCAGCTGGTTCTACAGCTACGGCTGGTTCACCGGTTCGGCGCTGGGTGGCTTGCTGTATTACGGCCTCAATGCCAAGCGCGGCATCCGTCCGGTTGCCGCTAAATCACCCTTGTAA